The genomic window GCCATGCCACGGTTTCTACAGAGCAATAATGACCCCTTTGCGGCTGCTAGCCCCTGCCGTATTGAAGTGCCTGTTTATTTACCGCGCCAAGCTGGGCCTGCCGAGCCCCAATCGTCGCTCCACAACTCTGGTCGAATGTGAGCCAGCGCGGCTGCAAATCACTTATCTAGGTTGCATTGCATCAGCGTTTGTCAGCAGGCAGACCGCTTGGCACGGACCTTGCATGAGGTGTGCCCAGCGACTGCCGAGCGGAAATCATGGCAAAATGTGCGGGCGAGCTAGTGACGACCCTTTCCTCTGGCCAGGCAATCTTATTACGAATGGAACGTATCATGATCATCAAGCGAAAGGCCTGTCTTCTTTGTGGGGGCCTGCTAGCGATTACTGGTGCGCTGAGCGCCGGTTGCAAGGACCAGCGGATCGATCATGCCCCGGCGCCCAAGCACGAGCTAAAAGTTGATGCGCCCGGCGTGAACTTGCAAGTAGATACTCCGGCGGCAGCGCCGGCCGTCCCGCGCGCGGCGAACGAGGTCGACGTCGACGTAGGGCCCGGTGGCGTGCAAGTGGGCGTCGACGGACAACCGCTTCGCGAACGAATTCGCGAGCGGCGTGAGGAGGCGCAAGAGGCGACGCCTTAACCTCGTTGCTTTTCGGCACGATTTAGGACCTCGGTCGGGTTGATCCAAATGGGCGCAAATTTGACGACTACAAGATTCCATGCCTCCGGAATCCCACCCCTAGCCTTGCATGGTGATTCTGCGACGAACGCCTAAATGGGAAGGACTCAACATATGCCCCAAGACTTTATCGTCGAAGATTGCAGCTTGGTACGATGCGCGACAGGGCGAGCCTGCCTGAACCTGCGCGAGCTGTTGGATGCCATGCGGTCGGCCAGCCCTATCGTACTGGAACACCATTTGATGCGCTGTGCCTTAGAGGACCACTTCGAACTTTACGAGTTTCCAAACGATCTGGCACGGTGGTGTTGGGATGCTCTGGGCGATCGTGAATTGGCCGAAGAACTGGCCTTGATGAATCCCTATGCGTTCACCAGTGTCGAAGGGGCGCGCTCCGAATTGATCGACGTACTGGAAAACCACCTGTGGGCCCTGGAACGAGTCCCTTGGTGCCGGCCGGGTTTGGAGTTGCACCTGGTGGAATCACGATTAGTGGCCTTCGACACCGGCGAGCGTTTCGCCACTTTGGCCGGTGTGGTGGAGGCATTGCCTCGCATGTCGCGACGCTCGCTCTTCTATCACATGCACGAGGCGTATCGCCGCAACAACGTCGACGATTTTTCGGCTTGGCTTGAGGATATCGAGGCACCCATCGAGCTCATTCAGCGGATCCGCAAGATCGATTTCTACTTTCTCAATCTGAATCAGCTGCGCGAGCAACTTATCGAGACAATGTGTGCCTTTTTGGCTGAACCCCATATTGTTCTCGGAGGTGCGGCATGAGCCTGTTGAACCGCTACGAAGAGGTTGTCGGCCGGCCCGAGATCGAACGGCTGCGGCACTTGGCCACACGCTTGGGAGGCAAGAAGATCATCCATGTGAACTCGACCCGGCAGGGGGGCGGCGTCGCTGAGATTCTCGGCTGGATGATCCCGCTCATGAACGAGCTGGGTATCGACGCCCACTGGGAGGTCATTCAAGGAAACGCCGATTTCTATCGCGTCACAAAGTCATTTCACAATGGATTGCAAGGCCTGCCTGTCAATCTGCGACCGGCAGACTTCAAGCTGCACCTGGATCTGAACGAAGCCAACGCACGGCGATTAGATTTGGAAGCCGATGTCGTATTCATACACGATCCGCAGCCGATGTTCCTACCGCGCTTCAGCACGCCTGGTAAAGTCGGCCGTTGGGTGTGGCGTTGCCATATCGACGCTTCTCGTCCCAATCGCGCTGTCTGGAAACACCTGGCGGCCGGCATCGCGGATTATGAAGCGACCATCTTTTCCATGGCCTCGTTTACTCGGCCATTGAATCGACCCATGTTCCTTATTCCCCCCTCGATTGATCCGTTGGCGGTGAAGAACTCGCCGCTGGACGATGTGGAGAGGATCGCGATTCTGGAACGCCTGGGAATCGATCCCGAGCGTCCCATGCTGTTGCAGGTGTCGCGCTTCGATCGCTTCAAGGATCCGCTGGGTGTTGTCGAAGCGTTTCGTCTCGTAAAGCCTGCGCACCCCGAGCTGCAATTAGTTCTGGTCGGCGGCCCTGCCGACGACGATCCCGAAGGGGCCGAAGTCTTGAACGAAGTTCTGGAGCGCGCCGGCGACGATCCTGATCTGCACGTGCTTTTGCTCCCGTCGGACTCGCATCGCGAGATCAATGCGCTGCAGCGTTCGGCCGTGGTCGTCTTGCAAAAGTCGCTCAAAGAAGGATTTGGACTGACGGTGACCGAGGCCTTATGGAAGGGCAAGCCGGTGATCGGCGGCGCCTCGGGTGGTATCGCCTTGCAGGTACACGACTATCAGACTGGTTTCCTCGTCCATTCGCCCGCCGGCGCCGCTTATCGCATCCGCTACCTGCTCCGCTATAACGACAAGCGAGCGCGGATGGGGGCCACCGGACACGAATTTGTGCGCGAGAATTTTCTGCTCACCAGGCATCTGCGCGATTACTTTTCGATGCTGCTGTGGCTAGATCACCCAGGTACAGATGTACTGGCGGCTTGACCTGCCGTACTACCTACAAGGCCGTCGTCCTGCTCGTGCGGAAGCGCCGATACTGGCGTCATCCCCGCACGAGGACGGCGAGCGGAAATTGGCCCAGCAACTCGGCTAAGCTAGCGCGGGAATCTAATCCGTGTTCGGCGCTGGTAAGCACATTCACGAACGTACCGCTCATCTTGCAGGGCAATTCAATGTGCGTGTCCGCCCATACCTCCTCGCCACAGGGGAGCAAGCTGGCGCCGGGGGCGTCGAGGTCGAGTTGCACAAGGCGAGCTACCAAGCGAGGTACGACGACCAAAACGGCCGGCTGCGCCGCGGCATCTTTGGTATTTGCCACGCGCGCAAATGCCACGACGTGCTCCGCCTTAATACCGTGCGTGGCCAACGGCATGTAGACCGCATTGCTGAAAAACGGATCCAAACGCCGCCGCAGCTCCAACAGGCGCCACGTCACGTAAAGCTTGGTTCGCGGGTCCGAGAGGTTTTGAGTTAAATCGTGAACTAATCTCTGGCAACTCGCGCTGTCGCCGTCCACCGCCTGCGAGACTTTCGCCAACAGTTGTTCATGTGCGCGGAAATCGACCGGCTGCCGATTGTCAGGATCGACAAGGCGGAAGGCCCATGTCTCCTGCCCTTGGTAGATATCAGGAAACCCGGGACAAGTGAGCTTGAGCACCAGTTCGGCCAGACCGTTGACCAGGCCTAAAGTCGCGAGCGGCAGCTGCCATTTGCGCAAGTCGGCCAAAAACCGATTCTCGCGCCGATCGTCCAGAACTTTCGACACAAAATCTTGGACGGCGCGGTCGTACGCCTCGTTTGGATTGATCCAACTGGTTCGCTGCTTGGCTTCGTGCACCGCCTTATCCATGTACCGACCCATTCGTTCAGTCAGGGTCGCCTCGGTCAGGGTCGGGCCGTTATCGTGCTCGCCATTATCGAGAGGAAAGATCCCCAGCAGACTCTGGTAGAACAGATACTCGTCGTTGCGGCTGGGCGCGGTAAGCCCATCGACTTCTACATGGCGGCGCCGATTCAATCGCAGCCAACGTTGCACGGCAGTGCGCCATGGTCGCGGCAGTTCCGCCAGCAGATGAAGCCGAGCACGCACATCCTCGCTGCGTTTGGTGTCGTGCGTGCTAGAGGCTAGCATCGCCTGAGGAAAAGTGCTCGCGCGCTCTTTATTCCAAGCGTGGAACGCACTGGGTGCCACGCTCGGCGCTTCGGGACCGTTGCCCACCTCGTTCACCGACAGCAAGGGACAATAAACGTAGAACGTCGTATCCTCGACCCCCTTGGCCATGACCGGGCTGGTCACCTGTTGAAATCTCCCGGCAAACAACTCGCGCTGATGGATCGCGGCCTCGCTCAGTCCCGGCGGATGGACCAGCAATAGTACATCACGAACAAAATCAAACACGCCGGGGTCCGTCGCCGGGCTCCGCCGCTTGGCAAGGGCCACTGCCTGCGCCACGAAATGCCGATCGCGCTGCGAGACGCCCGCCGGCCCTGGGTAGATTCGATAGACCGGGAAACAGACCAGAATCTCGCGTAACGCGTAGCGAAGCATATTGAGCGTGAAATCACGCGTGCGGCGATGCTGTTCCGAAATCCTGTTCAGATGATGGGCCAGCATTTGCAACTCGCCCGACATCGCCACCCGCAAGATCAACGACTTGCTGTCGTAGGCCACTTCGGCAAACGTCGCCGTCTCGCCGACCAGGCGAGCGTAGTCCCGCTTCAACTGCCGCCAACCATCGTCGGGCAAGAACAAGCCATCACACATTTGCTGGAAGTCATAACCCGTCGTACCGGCCACGGGCCACGACTCGGGCAGCGGCTCGTGCGGCCCGAGGATCTTTTCGACCAGGACAAAGAGGGGAATGTTATGCATCCCAGCGGCCGCCGTCGGCACGGCTTGCGCCGCATTCTCGGTACCCTCACCGGCTGCCGCGGCATGGACGTCACGGCCGAGAATGGCACGCCAATCGTCCGGTCCCGGTCGCGGCAGCCCCAGACGGTCGCACAGCGCGATGATAGTTCGCGGCGCCAGCTCCGTATCATCTGCGGCGTCGGGCGAGGAATCCCCCATCGCGTCAGGCACATGGTTCCCGTCGGCCGACGAAACAGTCGCTGGTTGTGATTCTGCGGCGACTCTCTTTGCACCTGTAACCGATGTGGTTTCCTTTAGCGCCCGCGCGACTAACTCTGCCAAATAGCCCCACTGCAGGCGCCACAAATATTGCTCGGGTGCAAACAACCCGTCGATATGGTCCACACGCAGGCCGGCCACCGCCGTTTCGCCCAACAAACGCAAAATCAATCGATGCGTATCATAGAAGACGTCGGGGTCCTCCACGCATAGCGCCGTTAGCTCGTTGATATCGAAGAAACGGCGATAATTCACCTCGTCGCCCGCGGCTTTCCAGTGGCACAGCCGGAAGACCTGCGCCGCCAGCAAGCCGTCGAGCTCGTCGAAGCTGGCGGGATCACCGAGGGTGCCGTTGATCGCGGCAACGTTGTCGTCGATGAAGCTCCGAATCACTTCCGAGCGCGCGGCCAAATCACGCAAACGTCGCTTTACAACCTCCTTGTCCCGCTGCCGCTCGACGACCGCCTCAGTTGTCGTCGCAGTGCGTGATGGCAAATGATCGAACGCCGTGAGAATGCTTTCATAATCGGCAAGCGCTTCGGCATCGTCCGCGAGCGCCGTGCGCAATTCGTCGAGTCGGCGTGCCAAGACCAGCGGCGCCGTCTTCGGATCGACCGGCAGCGTGCGCTCGCCCAGGCGTATCGATAGCGCGCCCTGTTGGAACTCCACGCGGATATCGCCCGCTTCGAGTGCGTCTCCGAATTGCCGTCCCAGAACCGGTAGCAATACCCGGCCGTTGAGCTCTTGTTTCACGGGTTGCCATTCCACGTCGAAGTACTTCGCGAACGGCGAACTAGGACCATTTTCGAGCACGTCATTCCACCACAGATTCGAGGAGTGCGTGCTCATGTGATTTGGCACAATGTCTAAAATCAACCGCATCCTCTGCTCGCGTACCGCGGACTGAAACACGTCCCACCCTTCTTGTCCGCCCAGTTCTGGATCGAATTCTTGCTGACTGCAGGCGTCATAGCCGTGCTCGCTTCCCGGCCGCGCGCGCCCTAGGGGCGAGGCGTACACGTGCGATATCCCAAGAGCCCTCAGGTAGGGAACCGCGGAGGCTGCTTCACGAAATCCAAAACCGTTGTGGAATTGCAATCTGTACGTGGCGCGCGGCGCCACCTTACGTCGCGCGATCTCCGCCAGGACCACGTCGACAACCGTCTGCTGCGCCCCATCGCCCTTTTTTTGTGACGTCGTCGGCGGGAGGTGATCGAGTTTCGTAACCTGGCTCGTTTCAGGCACTCCTTGGATAACACCCGCCACAGCCTGCCGCTTTGCGGTTGAAGCATCCTCGGGCCAACTGGTCGTGCGCTTGCTGCTGGGCATTTGTTTCGTGCGCCTTTCGAGGTCTGAGGCGAACCCATCCGGGGGATAACTACCTGCTACTTTTTCGATGCTTGCGCGATCGGCAACGTGAAGGCTCTTTCCGCTGGTCGTCAGACGGCCACTGCGGATTCCGTTTGATCATATGCCGATAGGCCGGCCAAAAAGTCCGCAAATCTTTTAGGCCCCCGGGCCAATGCGCGGCGCTATTGGGACCGCCGACCCGCGGCGATTGCCTGCAACGCAACACCGATGCCAATGTGGCCGCATTCCTCGTCGGTTCTATTCCGCAGGACGACAATCCAGGGATTGTGCCCGCGATTGCGGGACCTCAGACCGGCACAGCGTTTGCGTCGCTGCATTCCGACCGCAAGGATCAAGTTTCGACCGCCACCGCTGTCGGTGATCAGCCGTTCGCCATCAAACGCCGGGGACTCATGCAATGTCAAAACTGCTCGTGATCGACGACGATCGGACGGTCTTGCACATGATCAGCCAGGCCTTTCGCGACTCGCCCGTTACCGTACTTACCGCGCAAACGGCCGAGCAGGGTCTGGCACTTATTGCCGAACGGCCGGATGTGGTGCTGCTCGATATCGTCCTCCGCGAAGGGTCGGGCTTGGACCTCGTTCACCAAATTCGCCAGCTCGACGCCAAGCTGCCGGTGATCTTTATTACCGGCCGGGGCTCGAGCGACACGGCGATCGAAGCGATGAAGCTGGGGGCTTACGATTATCTGCTCAAACCGCTGCACTTGCCCAAGCTTCGCGAGTTGGTCGATCGGGCGTTGAAAATCCGCGATTTAATGCAAGTGCCGGTCGAGGTGACAACCGGTGAGTTCTGCGAACCCACCGGCGACGAATTGATCGGCCGCAGTCCACAAATGCAGGAAGTTTTCAAGGCGATCGGTCGAGTCGCGCCACAAGACGTGACGGTACTTATCCATGGCGAGAGCGGCACCGGCAAAGAATTGGTGGCCCGCGCCATCTATCATCATAGCCGCCGTGCTGACAAACATTTTCTGGCGGTGAATTGCGCCGCAATCCCTGAAGCATTGCTGGAAAGCGAGCTGTTCGGGCATGAAAAAGGGGCCTTCACCAGCGCCGATCAGCGGCGCATCGGCAAATTCGAGCAATGTTCCGGCGGCACGATCTTTCTCGACGAAGTCGGTGACATGGCGCCGCTCGTGCAAAGCAAAGTGCTGCGCGTCTTGCAAGAACAACGTTTCGAGCGCGTGGGCGGGGGGGAAACCATCCAGACCGACGTGCGCATCATCGCCGCCACCAATCGCGATCTGAAACAGATGGCGGCCGATGGCGAGTTCCGCGAGGACCTCTACTATCGGCTGAATGGCTTTTCCATCAAGTTACCGGCGCTGCGCGATCGGGGCGAGGATGTGCAATTGCTGATCCATCGCTGCCTGCAACGGTTCAATAGTGAAATCGGTAAGGACGTGCGCGGGCTGACTCCGGACGCTTTGGAGTTACTTACGTCTTACCCCTGGCCCGGCAATGTGCGCGAACTCGAGGCGGTGGTCAAGCAGGCCCTTCTGCAAAGCACGGGGCCGCAGATCCTGCCCGAGTTTTTGCCTGACGTCGTGCGCTTTTCGGAAGAGAAGGGAGTGCCAGCGGCCCCGGTAAACGTTGCCAGCCCGGCCAGCGATCTGGAAGCATTTGTCGATGGCCGACTGCAGAAACGCTCGAATGATTTGTACGCCGAGGCGATCGCGATGGTTGATCGGTATGTCCTGACGCGGATTCTACAGCACACCCGCGGCAACCAATCACAAGCCGCCAAAGTGCTCGGCATCACCCGCGGTAGCTTGCGCAATAAGCTGCGCACTCTGCACAGTGCGCTGGGAACCACGGTTACGGTCGACGGCGATCTCGACGACCAATCCGCCCATGAAGCGTCGGTGGCGCGTTAATTGGCGCTATCGCAGCAGGATATGGCTGGCCCCAAAGGTTGGCACAGGAAGTGCAATAAATTGATTGCTCATGGGCGTTTCAAATGCCCATCATATCCAGCATAAAAGGAGGATCGATCATGGTTCGGAGATTCGTACTCGTATTGGCAACTGCGGCTGTACTACTGGTCGGCATGGCTCCCGAACCGACGAATGCACAGGTTGTGGTGTATCGACGTCCCTACGCGCGCGCTGCTTATCGCCGCGCCTATAGGCCTTATTATGCTCCCTATTATGGCCCGCGCGCTTATCGCGGCTATCGTTATTGGTAAGGCGTCCTCCGAACATTGACTTGTAGGTGCGCCAGGAGCGCAGCGTGCAGGCCGGTGAGCACGCCGAGTTGGGGCGCCAATCCGTTTTATTTTTTCGCGGCAAAGATGGCGATATTGCGCATTGTGTACCCACCCTACGACATTCGCTTCCCTGCCTGACCCAAGGACGCGCGGAAAGCCGAGGTGGGGACACGATGGCGCGGAGCACCAAAACAAATCGCAATGAAAGTCACCACTATTCAATGCCTCGGCATTTTCGCGCTGTTGTATGGCGTTCTCTTGTCGAACAACCTGTTTGCCACCGAGGCAAATGTCACGACGATCGCCGCCGAGGGTACATCGGCCCCTTCGGCAGTGGAAAAGGTCACCACGCCCACCAGCCCTCCGGCGGCGAAGGTGCAAGTGGCGCCGCTTGCTCATGACGATGAGATCCGCCGACGCCTGATCAAGATTCTCGATATCACCGGCCGGTATTCCCAAGTCAAAGTCGAGGTCAAGGAGGGCGTGGTCTTTCTCACCGGCCAGGTCCAGCTTGATGAACATAAGGCATGGGCCGGCGAACTGGCCCGCAATACGCAAGATGTCGTGGCGGTGATCAACGAGTTGGATGTGGCAGCCCCATCGGCCTGGAATTTTCAACCGGCAGCCACCAGCCTCGAGGAAATGCGCTACGGCGCGATACGAGCCCTGCCATTCATGGCGTGCGCTGTCGTGATTTTGCTCTTGGCTTGGGTTTCGGCCCGGGTTGTCACCCGCTGGATGCGCGTCGCCCTGACCCAGCGGATTCCGGCTGCGTTACTGCGCGAGGTGTTCGCCCGGGCGTTCGGCTTTCTGGTTTTGCTGGCCGGCATCTATCTCACGCTTCGTATCGCCAACCTCACGCACCTGGCTTTGACAATCGTAGGAGGGACTGGCCTGCTGGGTTTGGTTCTTGGCGTTGCCTTCGGCAACATTACCGAGAACTTTTTGGCCAGCATCTTCCTCAGCATGCAGCATCCGTTTCAGGTTGGCGATTTGGTCGAGGTGGCCGGCGTGGTCGGCTACGTTCAGCGCTTAACGACTCGCACGACGGTCAGCATGACACTGGACGGCAACGAAGTGCAGATCCCCAACTCTACGGTTTACAAGAGCGTGATTCGCAATTTCACGACCAGCCCGAATCGTCGTGATGATTTTACCATTAGCATTCCCCGTAACGCGTCGATCGACGACGCACAGCAACTGGCGATGGACGTGCTGGAACACCATCCCGCCGTACTGCACGACCCGGAATCTCTCGTGCTAGTCGATTCGATGACAGATACCACGGCTGTGCTGCGCGTCTATTTCTGGCTCAATGGCAAAGAGCACAGTTGGTTGAAGGTTCGTTCTTCGGTCATACGCCTTGTGCAGCAAGCCTTGCGGCCCATCGAGCAATCAGCGGTGATAGAGCCAGACGCTGCTCCGGCCGAGAAAAGTTCCATTCCGCGCCGCTCTGCGAAACGAAAGCGTCAAAGTGGCTCTGATCACTCGGCCAAGACCGAAGCTCGTTTAGCGCACAGCAGCCCAGCCGCGATCGCCAATCGCGCCGAGGGCAAACTCGGCACGGAGGCCGACCAGATCGAAGAGCAGGCCCATGAGGCGCGCCGGGACGACGGGGAGAACCTATTGAAACCGGCTCCCACCGACGCGGCTGGCGAGCCGCACGATGTCTCGTCGCCCGTGCGTGCGTGAAACGCCCGCGTTCCCCGGTTGTTCATCAATCACCGTGGGTTCTTTCCGTTCGCATCAACAGCGATTGCCGCGGAATCGCTGAAGATTCCGCAAACGGCACGCGAAGTGCAAAGCATGTAAGACGGTCGCACAGGCGATGTGCCGGCATCGTTGACGACCAGACGGACGGTGGGTCAGCACAATACCCTTCTTCATATTCGAAAGCGAATGTTATGGCCACGCTATTGCTTCTCATCCTGCTGCTGATGGTTATCGGCGCTGTTCCGGCGTGGCCCTACAACACCGGCTGGGGGTATTACCCCTCAGGTGGTCTGGGATTGGCATTGGTGATCGTCCTGCTGTTGGCTTTATTCGGCGCCATTCCTTGGAACTTCTAGCCGGAGTAATCCCCCGAGCACATCAACGTCATGCAGCCCTGTTATCACGGCGTTTTAGAGATCGCACTACTTCCGGTTGGCTCATTTGTTGGTAACACACACCTAATTTGTTGGAGACTTTGCCATGAGATTCTTGCTTTGTTTCGTCGTACTTTTCGCTGGAGTGTCTCTGGTAGGTTGCGAGAAGGAAGCCAAAGTCAAGAAGCAAGTCACTGTGACTTCGCCCGAAGGATCAACCACCAAAACTACGGAAACGACGATCGAATCGAAGGGGAAGAATCCTCCGACGGTCGACGGTCAGTCCGTTCCGAGCCCCTAATTCTTCATGGATCTGCCCTGGTGCGATGCCAACTCATCAAGGTGCCTTTGCGCGGGCACCTTGGTGGGTTGTGCGCTATGGCCCGTTTGCTTTGGTAGCCGCTATGCGACGAGGAGAAGCAGTGGGGGAGCAACTCTGTAGGATTTGTAGGAACTGAGCAATGATTCGTAAATTGGCCGCAGGAAGCTATCGCCTTTACTCGCGAAAGAAGAATCCCAAGACCGGCCGCCGACGAAACCTAGGCACCTTCACGACTCGCGCCGCGGCAGAAAAGCACGAGCGCGAAGTGCAGTACTTCAAGCGCCACTAAGCCGCATCAGATTGCATGGGTCGGAGAGTTCGCCGGCTCGGACGTAAGTCATGCACTGGGACGGAAAGCCGCCATGAAGATCGCGCAAATTGCTCCGCTCTACGAGAGTGTGCCTCCGAAACTCTACGGCGGCACCGAGCGCGTGGTCTCCTTTCTTACCGAAGAGTTAGTCCGTCAGGGACATGACGTAACGCTATTTGCTAGCGGCGATTCGATCACGGCCGCCGAATTAGTACCGGTGGGCGAAAATTCCTTGCGTCTGAACGAGAATTGTGTCGACTCGCTTGCCCATCACATCCTGCTCGTCGAGCGCGTGGCGCGCTGCGCTTCCCAGTTCGACATTTTGCACTTTCATATCGACTATTTGCACTATCCAGTCTCACGTCGCGTACCTGTTCCACAGGTAACGACGCTGCACGGTCGGCTCGATATTCCCGACCTGCCGCCGCTCTATCGCGAGTTCAAGGATATGCCCGTCGTTTCGATCTCAGACAGTCAGCGCGAGCCTTTGCCCGGTGCCAGATGGCAAGCCACGATTTACCACGGCCTGCCGACGAACTTGCTGGAGTTTCACCCCAAGCCAGATGACTATTTGGCCTTTTTGGGTCGCATCTCGCCCGAAAAAAGGGTCGATCGAGCGATCGAGATTGCCAAACGCGCACGTATGCCGCTCAAAATTGCCGCCAAGATCGACAACGTCGATAAAGACTATTTTGAAACGCAGATCAAGCCGCTGTTCGGGCAATCGCACGTCGAATTCGTCGGCGAGATCAATGACGACCGGAAGAACGATTTTTTGGGACGGGCCCGTGCGCTATTGTTTCCGATCGACTGGCCCGAGCCGTTCGGTCTGGTAATGATCGAAGCGATGGCCTGCGGAACTCCGGTCATCGCATTCCGTCGCGGGGCCGTGCCCGAGGTAATCGACGAAGGGGTCACAGGCTGCGTTTGCGATAGCGTCGACGATGCCGTCGAGCGCGTCAAGCTGATACCCAATTGGGACCGCAAGCGCTGTCGGGAACAATTCGAAGCGCGTTTTTCCATCGAGCGGGCGGCGCGCGAGTACGTTCGACTTTTCGAAAAGCTCCGGAACCCGGGAGGAGCAGATGGACGAGATCATCGAGGTCAATAATGAATTCTATATTCTCGCCACATCTTCGCGCAGTGACGACCACTCGCGTGTCCTCAAGCACGACGATGCTTTCGCAGTTTTCGATCAATACGGAGATATCCAACCCGTAGGCCTCGGAGAGGAAGGACTTTATTTCGGCGGGACGCGTTTCATCAGCCGCCTGAAGCTGACCCTCAATGGTCGGCAGCCACTGCTACTTAGTTCGACTGTCTTGGAAGACAATTCCCTGCTGACCGTGGATCTGGCTAACCCAGATCTGAAGTCTGGCGAGCAGATTGTACTTCCTCGCGAGAGCGTGCATATCTTGCGGTCATGCTTCCTATGGCGGGGTGCCTGCTATACGGCACTGCGGGCGCGCAACTATGCTTTGCACGACGTGCAAATGTCGTTGCGTGTGTCGCTGGAAGCTGATTTCGCCGATATTTTCGAGGTCCGCGGCACCAAGCGCCAGGCGCGCGGCGTGCTGCTGCCTCCGGAAGTGGGGAAGGATCGACTGACGCTCGCTTATCGCGGGCTCGACGATGTCGTTCGCCGTACAAAACTAACTTTCTCCCCCACGCCCGACCGACTGAATGCGACGGCGGTGTGGTACGACGTTCAACTCGGCGCCAACGAAGAACGCACCTACTACATCACCGCGGCCTGCCAGACGAACCACGCGCACGAAATCGCGCATTTCGACCAGGCCAGCGCCCATTCTCAGCAGGAATTTCAAGACGCGCGTCGCGACGACGCCATGATTTGGACGAGCAATGCCGTCTTCAATGCCTGGATCAAGCGCTCGGCTGCGGATCTGCACATGATGGCGACGCGAACCGACGCCGGACCCTACCCTTACGCGGGCGTCCCCTGGTTCAGCACCGTCTTCGGCCGCGATGGCATCATCACGGCGCTGGAATACTTATGGATCAATCCGGCCATGGCCCGCGCGGTACTCTCGTACCTGGCATCGCATCAAGCCGTGACGACGAGCGTCGAGCAGGATGCCGAGCCGGGCAAGATCCTGCACGAAACACGGCAAGGCGAGATGGCCGCGTTGGGCGAGATTCCTTTCGGCAAATATTATGGCAGCGTTGACGCCACGCCGCTGTTTGTCATGCTGGCCGGCGCTTACTACAACCGCACGGCCGACCAGGACTTTATCGCCACGATGTGGCCTCACATCGAGCGGGCCTTGGCTTGGATTGATCAATACGGCGATCAAGATGGAGACGGCTTCGTCGAATACGCGCGTCAGTCCAAGCACGGCCTGGTATCGCAAGGCTGGAAGGATTCTTTTGATGCCGTCTTTCATGCCGACGGGAGCCTCGCCGCGCCACCGCTGGCATTGGCCGAGGTGCAGGGATACGTGTACGCGGCCCGCACGGCGGCCGCGCAACTGGCCGAGGTGCTGGGTCTCTACCCGCGGGCCAAGGAACTGTGGGACGCCGCGAACCAATTGCGCGATGCGTTCGACGCCGCCTTCTGGTGCGACGACTTGAAGACCTACGCGCTTGCGCTCGACGCCCATAAGCGGCCCTGCAAAGTGCGCGCTTCCAACGCAGGGCACGATCTTT from Pirellulales bacterium includes these protein-coding regions:
- a CDS encoding sigma-54 dependent transcriptional regulator is translated as MSKLLVIDDDRTVLHMISQAFRDSPVTVLTAQTAEQGLALIAERPDVVLLDIVLREGSGLDLVHQIRQLDAKLPVIFITGRGSSDTAIEAMKLGAYDYLLKPLHLPKLRELVDRALKIRDLMQVPVEVTTGEFCEPTGDELIGRSPQMQEVFKAIGRVAPQDVTVLIHGESGTGKELVARAIYHHSRRADKHFLAVNCAAIPEALLESELFGHEKGAFTSADQRRIGKFEQCSGGTIFLDEVGDMAPLVQSKVLRVLQEQRFERVGGGETIQTDVRIIAATNRDLKQMAADGEFREDLYYRLNGFSIKLPALRDRGEDVQLLIHRCLQRFNSEIGKDVRGLTPDALELLTSYPWPGNVRELEAVVKQALLQSTGPQILPEFLPDVVRFSEEKGVPAAPVNVASPASDLEAFVDGRLQKRSNDLYAEAIAMVDRYVLTRILQHTRGNQSQAAKVLGITRGSLRNKLRTLHSALGTTVTVDGDLDDQSAHEASVAR
- a CDS encoding mechanosensitive ion channel family protein, producing MKVTTIQCLGIFALLYGVLLSNNLFATEANVTTIAAEGTSAPSAVEKVTTPTSPPAAKVQVAPLAHDDEIRRRLIKILDITGRYSQVKVEVKEGVVFLTGQVQLDEHKAWAGELARNTQDVVAVINELDVAAPSAWNFQPAATSLEEMRYGAIRALPFMACAVVILLLAWVSARVVTRWMRVALTQRIPAALLREVFARAFGFLVLLAGIYLTLRIANLTHLALTIVGGTGLLGLVLGVAFGNITENFLASIFLSMQHPFQVGDLVEVAGVVGYVQRLTTRTTVSMTLDGNEVQIPNSTVYKSVIRNFTTSPNRRDDFTISIPRNASIDDAQQLAMDVLEHHPAVLHDPESLVLVDSMTDTTAVLRVYFWLNGKEHSWLKVRSSVIRLVQQALRPIEQSAVIEPDAAPAEKSSIPRRSAKRKRQSGSDHSAKTEARLAHSSPAAIANRAEGKLGTEADQIEEQAHEARRDDGENLLKPAPTDAAGEPHDVSSPVRA
- a CDS encoding DUF3309 family protein, with product MATLLLLILLLMVIGAVPAWPYNTGWGYYPSGGLGLALVIVLLLALFGAIPWNF
- a CDS encoding glycosyltransferase family 4 protein; this translates as MKIAQIAPLYESVPPKLYGGTERVVSFLTEELVRQGHDVTLFASGDSITAAELVPVGENSLRLNENCVDSLAHHILLVERVARCASQFDILHFHIDYLHYPVSRRVPVPQVTTLHGRLDIPDLPPLYREFKDMPVVSISDSQREPLPGARWQATIYHGLPTNLLEFHPKPDDYLAFLGRISPEKRVDRAIEIAKRARMPLKIAAKIDNVDKDYFETQIKPLFGQSHVEFVGEINDDRKNDFLGRARALLFPIDWPEPFGLVMIEAMACGTPVIAFRRGAVPEVIDEGVTGCVCDSVDDAVERVKLIPNWDRKRCREQFEARFSIERAAREYVRLFEKLRNPGGADGRDHRGQ